One window of Nostoc sp. NIES-3756 genomic DNA carries:
- a CDS encoding pentapeptide repeat-containing protein, whose translation MQLEYKGQNLQGRSFKGQNLTSANFQGADIRGADFTDANLRDATFFLAKCGLPIHLRLILLIILFFIGALSLFTAGVVAVFAGVQISPAGQIIGQYLILFINPIVLTIFLSVAIYLGLNKAVITIVFLAVFSCISLIFFQYYEAAAAFAGNLLWLFTVGVTGAIIFTSVIILTKYSSGIFIGAGFIAWVISTFIPLILGQPHLILVKVAFSSAIGVSISIYASQQAILGMPQLAWIRSIAIAFAATGGTNFSGADLTDADFTSATLKNTDFRKANLTRTRFYESKELDLAIGDAILAKRDILNLLVSCHGRNKSYVGANLQGANLIGANLEAANLKGADLSGAVFQGACLEWTNLTLAQAVGTDFTSAQMTGACIEAWNIESTTKLDHIDCRFIYLLENPKPGTDDRERRPSSGNFQPGEFTKLFEEVLNTLDLIFRNGIDWKAFIATLRKVQEENGGSDLAIQSIANKGDGVVVVKVNVPDGTDKEKIHNDFMQNYQLALQAVEERYKAQLQAKDNEIVIYRHQSADMREIISLLANKPINVQVDNKVETKAMTNSNDSSRNINIGNIGGDFNASGQALNVGEISGKVTNTINQLPSAPAPQHPGIKELLMQLQAAIESEKDLTQEDKAEALEQVKALAEAGKNPQEEPKQKAARTALKILKGTTTGLPATATIVEAVSKLLPLISKLLGLG comes from the coding sequence ATGCAATTGGAATATAAGGGTCAAAATCTTCAAGGTCGTTCATTTAAAGGTCAAAACCTAACAAGTGCTAATTTTCAGGGTGCTGATATTAGAGGAGCAGATTTTACAGATGCTAACTTGAGAGATGCAACTTTTTTTCTTGCTAAATGTGGGTTGCCAATTCATTTACGGTTAATCTTATTAATTATTTTATTTTTCATAGGGGCATTATCACTATTTACGGCAGGAGTAGTTGCTGTTTTTGCAGGGGTTCAAATCTCGCCTGCTGGCCAAATTATAGGTCAATATTTAATATTATTTATCAATCCTATAGTATTGACGATTTTTTTATCTGTTGCAATTTATCTAGGATTGAATAAAGCTGTAATTACTATAGTTTTTTTGGCTGTATTTAGTTGTATTAGTCTAATTTTCTTCCAATATTATGAAGCAGCCGCAGCTTTTGCTGGCAATCTCCTCTGGCTATTTACTGTAGGTGTAACTGGGGCTATAATATTTACATCAGTGATAATTTTGACCAAATATTCTTCTGGTATTTTCATAGGTGCAGGCTTTATAGCTTGGGTTATCTCTACATTTATACCTTTGATTTTAGGCCAGCCCCATCTAATTTTAGTTAAAGTAGCCTTTTCCTCAGCTATTGGAGTTTCGATCAGCATCTATGCTAGTCAGCAAGCTATATTAGGAATGCCACAATTAGCTTGGATACGCTCAATAGCGATCGCTTTTGCTGCTACAGGTGGCACAAATTTTTCTGGTGCTGATTTAACTGATGCTGACTTTACCAGTGCAACTCTCAAAAATACAGATTTCCGAAAAGCGAATTTAACACGCACTCGTTTTTATGAATCTAAAGAACTTGACCTTGCCATAGGTGATGCAATATTAGCTAAACGAGATATTCTCAACTTGCTAGTTAGTTGTCATGGGAGGAATAAATCATATGTTGGTGCAAATCTTCAAGGTGCTAACCTCATAGGTGCAAATTTAGAAGCAGCTAATCTTAAAGGTGCTGATCTTAGTGGAGCCGTTTTTCAAGGAGCTTGTTTAGAGTGGACAAATTTAACTCTAGCTCAAGCTGTAGGTACTGATTTCACCAGCGCTCAAATGACAGGTGCTTGTATAGAAGCTTGGAATATTGAAAGTACAACCAAATTAGATCATATCGATTGTCGCTTTATCTATCTTTTAGAAAATCCCAAACCAGGCACAGATGACAGAGAACGCCGCCCCAGTAGTGGCAACTTTCAACCAGGAGAATTTACCAAATTATTTGAAGAAGTATTGAATACTCTCGATTTAATTTTCCGCAACGGTATAGACTGGAAAGCTTTTATTGCCACCTTGAGAAAAGTTCAAGAAGAAAATGGTGGCTCAGATTTAGCTATTCAAAGTATTGCAAATAAGGGTGATGGCGTAGTTGTCGTTAAAGTTAACGTGCCTGATGGTACAGATAAAGAGAAGATTCACAATGATTTCATGCAGAATTATCAGTTAGCATTGCAAGCTGTAGAGGAAAGATACAAGGCACAATTACAAGCTAAAGATAATGAAATAGTTATTTATCGTCACCAAAGTGCAGATATGAGAGAAATCATTAGTTTGTTAGCAAATAAGCCAATTAATGTACAAGTTGATAATAAAGTAGAAACTAAAGCCATGACTAATAGTAATGATTCCAGCCGCAATATTAATATTGGGAATATTGGCGGAGATTTTAATGCAAGCGGGCAAGCCTTAAATGTAGGTGAAATTAGCGGAAAGGTGACAAACACCATTAACCAGTTACCTTCTGCACCAGCACCGCAACACCCCGGCATCAAGGAATTATTGATGCAGTTGCAAGCAGCAATTGAATCTGAAAAAGACTTAACTCAAGAAGACAAAGCCGAAGCCTTAGAACAAGTAAAAGCCTTAGCAGAAGCTGGCAAAAATCCGCAAGAAGAACCAAAGCAAAAAGCCGCAAGAACTGCACTCAAAATTTTGAAAGGGACAACTACTGGTTTACCAGCCACTGCAACAATAGTTGAGGCTGTTAGTAAATTATTGCCTTTAATTTCTAAATTGTTGGGTTTAGGGTAA